One part of the uncultured Bacteroides sp. genome encodes these proteins:
- a CDS encoding TonB-dependent receptor has translation MLLIGQTLSAQQRQVTGIVKDLVGEPIIGASVLEKGTTNGAITDLDGNFKLTVSNVEKAVLQISYVGYQTQQIPVNGKTLLNVILKENTKLLDEVVVVGYGAQKKESVVGAISQVSSKELLASPAANISQAIAGKIPGVITTQTSGAPGQDDTKINIRGRATFAGDGSPLILVDGVEREFSQIAPDDIETISVLKDASATAVYGVRGANGVMLITTKRGRDQKPEVSLTANMQIQSPTRSDTYLDSYQSVTLLEEALKNDGLPSQFSANDIEMYRKSSTGQLSGLDAMLYPNVNWYNEVLKSSAPAQRYNASVRGGTKRMRYYASAELYDQKSLIRELSQDTYGNSSSPSYRRYAFRANMDLFLTQDLTFSVNFGTRFEERRGSNTNESSTYSQTFYELNHTPGWLFPVSYQVQNGESTKTLYGGSSQYQSNIVAALAKGGYYRATNTINETNFILDYKMDWLTKGLSAKGMASFDYDSYYKKMFKADFATYELNDRNNYESIDAYNQFNSDGELGYSKDNSTTYKLYMEAQINYARQFGKHDVTAMVLYNQNDYRYNSELAKRYQGLVGRVTYGYDDRYLAEFNAGYNGSENFLKGKRFGFFPAVSVGWRISKEEFMASTQEWLNNLKVRASYGEVGNDIYTVNGTSQRFLYQEKWSQIGNDYYFGSSGKTGIYETQYPNLGVTWERAHKYNLGLEFGLWNGLLNGNIDVFYEKRNDILTAYLTRPQWVGVALAAGNLGETKNSGYELELKHNKRINKDLSYNVGLTYSHARNEIISMDEPEQKTAYRKREGNPINQYFGLIAEGFVTQADLNNQDFPVSTFGTVKVGDLKYKDVNGDGFIDDRDESRIGNSDIPENTYALSLGLNYKGWGFSIMFQGVDHVSRYYDAESMYAFVSGGKVKEHHLGRWNPEESEAYNLQHATYPLLHYDNYGDHNQRTNSFFLKNGSFVRLKNIELSYTLPQNWSKLAGMSDCRLYMNANNLITWDHLDGLTDPESNGSNRYPIMKTVNFGVNIKF, from the coding sequence ATGCTGCTGATCGGGCAAACTTTGTCGGCACAACAGCGGCAAGTGACGGGTATAGTGAAAGATTTGGTTGGTGAACCTATCATAGGTGCCAGTGTATTAGAGAAAGGCACAACAAACGGTGCAATTACTGACTTGGACGGAAACTTCAAACTGACAGTAAGCAACGTAGAGAAGGCTGTTCTGCAAATCTCTTATGTTGGCTATCAGACACAACAAATACCTGTAAACGGGAAAACATTATTGAATGTAATCCTGAAAGAAAATACAAAATTATTGGATGAAGTAGTGGTCGTTGGTTACGGTGCCCAAAAGAAAGAAAGTGTGGTTGGAGCTATTTCTCAAGTTTCCAGTAAGGAACTGCTTGCTTCTCCCGCTGCCAATATTTCTCAGGCAATAGCCGGAAAGATCCCAGGTGTAATTACTACGCAAACATCCGGTGCTCCGGGACAGGACGATACGAAGATTAATATCCGCGGACGGGCTACCTTTGCAGGCGATGGCTCACCACTTATTCTGGTTGATGGTGTAGAACGTGAGTTTTCACAGATTGCTCCTGATGATATAGAAACTATTTCTGTTTTGAAAGATGCCTCTGCCACTGCTGTTTATGGTGTACGTGGTGCTAACGGTGTAATGCTTATTACTACCAAACGTGGTCGTGATCAGAAACCAGAAGTGAGCTTGACGGCAAACATGCAAATTCAGAGTCCTACACGTAGCGACACATATCTTGATTCTTATCAGTCGGTGACGTTGTTAGAAGAAGCTTTGAAAAACGATGGATTGCCTTCTCAATTCTCGGCTAACGATATAGAAATGTATCGTAAGTCGTCCACCGGACAGTTAAGTGGTTTAGATGCCATGCTTTATCCCAACGTGAATTGGTACAACGAAGTTTTGAAAAGTTCAGCTCCTGCACAACGTTACAACGCTAGCGTTCGAGGAGGAACTAAGCGCATGCGATACTACGCTTCTGCCGAACTATACGATCAGAAAAGTTTAATCAGAGAACTTAGCCAGGATACGTATGGAAACTCTTCCAGCCCCAGTTATCGCCGGTATGCTTTCCGCGCTAACATGGACTTGTTCCTGACACAAGACTTGACATTCTCCGTAAACTTTGGAACTCGTTTCGAGGAACGTCGCGGATCTAATACTAACGAAAGCAGTACATACAGTCAAACTTTCTACGAACTGAACCATACACCAGGTTGGCTCTTCCCTGTATCATATCAGGTACAGAATGGAGAAAGCACAAAAACCTTGTACGGGGGTAGCTCACAGTATCAAAGCAATATTGTTGCAGCATTAGCCAAAGGTGGTTACTATCGTGCTACCAATACCATAAATGAAACCAACTTTATTTTGGATTATAAAATGGATTGGCTAACCAAAGGATTGAGTGCCAAAGGTATGGCATCATTCGACTATGATTCTTATTATAAGAAGATGTTCAAGGCCGACTTTGCTACGTATGAACTAAATGACCGCAATAATTACGAATCAATTGATGCTTACAACCAGTTTAATTCGGATGGAGAACTAGGCTATAGTAAGGATAACAGTACCACTTACAAACTTTACATGGAAGCCCAGATTAACTATGCACGTCAGTTTGGAAAGCATGATGTAACAGCTATGGTACTTTATAATCAGAATGATTACCGCTATAACTCTGAGCTGGCTAAACGTTACCAAGGATTGGTAGGCCGTGTAACTTATGGCTACGATGACCGGTATCTTGCTGAGTTTAATGCAGGTTATAACGGTTCTGAAAACTTCCTCAAAGGCAAGCGCTTCGGTTTTTTCCCTGCTGTTTCAGTAGGATGGCGCATAAGCAAAGAAGAATTTATGGCCAGCACACAAGAATGGCTGAACAACCTGAAAGTTCGTGCTAGCTACGGTGAAGTGGGAAATGACATTTATACAGTAAACGGAACCAGTCAACGGTTTTTGTATCAAGAAAAATGGTCTCAAATCGGTAATGACTATTATTTTGGCAGCTCCGGTAAAACAGGTATTTATGAAACACAATATCCTAACCTCGGAGTAACATGGGAACGTGCCCACAAGTACAACCTCGGTCTTGAGTTTGGTTTATGGAATGGATTGTTGAATGGTAATATTGATGTCTTTTACGAAAAACGCAACGATATCCTGACTGCATACCTTACTCGTCCACAGTGGGTGGGTGTGGCTCTGGCAGCTGGTAACTTAGGTGAAACTAAAAACAGCGGTTACGAACTTGAGTTGAAGCACAACAAACGCATTAATAAGGATCTAAGCTACAACGTAGGACTAACTTATTCACATGCACGTAACGAGATTATAAGTATGGATGAACCGGAACAGAAGACTGCTTACCGCAAACGCGAGGGTAATCCTATCAATCAGTATTTTGGTTTGATTGCCGAGGGCTTTGTAACACAGGCAGATCTGAATAATCAAGACTTTCCGGTATCTACGTTTGGTACGGTGAAGGTGGGTGACCTAAAATATAAGGATGTAAACGGTGACGGTTTCATTGACGATCGCGACGAAAGTCGTATTGGAAATAGTGACATCCCAGAAAACACTTACGCATTATCTCTGGGTCTTAATTACAAAGGATGGGGATTTAGCATTATGTTCCAAGGGGTAGATCACGTGAGTCGTTACTATGATGCTGAATCGATGTATGCTTTCGTTAGCGGTGGCAAGGTGAAAGAGCATCATTTGGGACGCTGGAATCCAGAGGAGAGCGAAGCTTACAATCTGCAACATGCCACTTATCCTTTGTTGCACTATGACAATTACGGTGACCACAATCAGCGCACCAATTCTTTCTTCTTGAAGAACGGATCGTTTGTTCGTCTGAAAAACATTGAGTTGAGTTATACACTGCCTCAAAACTGGTCTAAGTTGGCAGGTATGAGCGACTGTCGCCTTTACATGAATGCCAACAACTTGATTACCTGGGATCATTTGGACGGCTTGACCGATCCTGAAAGTAATGGATCTAACCGCTACCCTATTATGAAAACAGTGAACTTTGGTGTAAACATTAAATTCTGA
- a CDS encoding arabinan endo-1,5-alpha-L-arabinosidase, with product MIRFKKIWPIGFFFLISACGSDDNPASEDPTIPPTTETYTAPTYKDDYSSIASWENRSNWNLANVHDPTVAKCGDYYYMYSTDASYGNAHDGHGHFLYRRSKDLVNWEFKGMAMSETPAWVKDTLNNMRQREGLPAIASPSYGCWAPVVRKVGSKYRMYYSIVVDNYIKTGAQNTAANFDNSWTENAFIGLMETDDLASNIWLDKGMVVCSSTDRGNNWYRASLTDWSGYFKWNAIDPSFIATPNNEQWLIYGSWHSGIVAVKLDPNTGKPYQLNSLADYGTCIATRTTGNRWQGSEAPEIIYNESTGYYYLFLAYDELSVAYNTRVCRSKNITGPFVGIDGKDITQGGECWPMLTHPYKFSNHSGWVGISHCCIFQNPDTKEWYYGSQGRLPANTNGNAYSNAIMMGQVRSVEWTEDGWPVVMPERYAAVPQSAISESDLIGNWEHVTLSYQYQTQQVSKSIVLSANKTVSGAITGSWSYDASKKILTIGTYKVKVQRGLDWEATPRTTTIIYSGLTDKGISLWGKKVK from the coding sequence ATGATTAGATTCAAAAAAATATGGCCTATTGGATTCTTTTTCCTTATCTCAGCATGTGGGTCGGACGATAATCCTGCTTCAGAAGACCCAACTATTCCACCAACTACGGAGACTTACACTGCACCTACTTATAAAGACGATTATAGCAGCATTGCCTCATGGGAAAACCGTAGTAACTGGAATCTGGCCAATGTGCACGACCCCACAGTAGCCAAATGTGGCGATTACTATTATATGTATTCAACCGACGCTTCTTATGGAAATGCTCACGACGGACACGGACACTTCCTTTACAGACGATCAAAAGACTTAGTAAACTGGGAGTTCAAAGGAATGGCCATGAGTGAAACACCTGCATGGGTAAAAGACACGCTCAACAATATGCGCCAAAGAGAAGGACTGCCAGCAATTGCCTCTCCCTCTTATGGCTGCTGGGCTCCGGTTGTGCGCAAAGTGGGAAGCAAATATAGAATGTATTACAGCATTGTTGTTGATAATTATATTAAGACCGGAGCACAAAACACCGCAGCCAACTTTGATAATTCATGGACAGAAAATGCTTTTATTGGTTTAATGGAAACTGACGATCTGGCTTCTAATATTTGGTTAGACAAGGGAATGGTTGTTTGTTCCTCTACAGATAGAGGAAACAACTGGTATAGAGCTAGTTTAACTGACTGGAGCGGATATTTTAAATGGAATGCCATTGACCCTTCATTTATTGCAACTCCAAACAATGAGCAATGGCTTATTTACGGTTCCTGGCATTCTGGTATAGTGGCCGTTAAGCTAGACCCGAATACAGGAAAGCCTTATCAACTAAATTCATTGGCCGATTATGGAACCTGCATTGCAACCCGAACTACGGGAAACAGATGGCAGGGATCAGAGGCTCCTGAAATTATTTATAATGAAAGTACTGGCTATTATTATCTGTTCTTAGCATACGATGAATTATCTGTTGCTTACAACACCCGTGTATGCCGTTCAAAAAACATAACTGGTCCTTTTGTGGGTATTGATGGCAAAGATATTACTCAGGGAGGAGAATGTTGGCCTATGCTTACACATCCTTATAAGTTTAGCAATCACTCTGGTTGGGTAGGTATATCTCACTGTTGTATTTTCCAGAATCCTGATACTAAAGAATGGTATTACGGTTCGCAAGGACGTCTTCCGGCCAATACAAATGGAAATGCTTACAGCAATGCCATTATGATGGGGCAAGTCAGATCTGTAGAATGGACAGAAGATGGATGGCCGGTTGTTATGCCAGAGAGATATGCCGCAGTTCCACAAAGTGCAATATCTGAAAGTGACTTGATAGGAAATTGGGAACACGTCACTTTATCTTATCAATATCAAACACAGCAAGTATCAAAAAGTATAGTCCTTTCAGCAAATAAAACTGTAAGCGGTGCTATTACCGGGAGCTGGTCTTATGATGCAAGCAAGAAGATTCTGACTATAGGTACATATAAAGTAAAAGTTCAGAGGGGACTGGATTGGGAAGCTACTCCACGTACAACAACTATCATTTACTCGGGACTTACAGACAAAGGTATTTCACTTTGGGGTAAAAAAGTAAAATAA
- a CDS encoding RagB/SusD family nutrient uptake outer membrane protein, whose protein sequence is MKKTILYSLLALSISASVLTSCEDAFGSFLDKQPSNELTEEQVFGDWSLMEQYHFDTYNFLRHGACRIKDSWLDAATDLAETSYATGGVRTTFNIGNYYGSDGAAELSDTWEHYYRGIRKCNMIINRIDSVPKSPDLSNDKYLQDKTNYTSEARFLRVWFYWELFLRYGPVPIVTEVLDPDGDLLTGYTDRPTVKEFAVDFLLKELSECESGLLTYDDAWNATYAGRIGQPMARALASRIKLYMASPRYSAESGVTWQEASDAAKSFIQTYGSKFALFTEETTDGILPYNNALLRTTYLDKNKEIIFFRNDVAVGWSAIQNDTPVGEGGKGGLCPSQNLVDMYDMIDGSSPFSTYDTTGAPVYNSNGQPTVNAASGYNDATMWTGRDKRLEATVLYQGTKWGNGTINVIKGQRDNPVGNANATPTGYYVRKYIPEAILSSVHTGTSRRLWTFIRYAEIMLNYAEALNEVQGPSTEVYNMLDQIRHRSGITGSVANRSDLTSSKEAMRNFIHKERTIELAFEEHRAWDVRRWNVAVEALSRPIYGIDVATNGTISRKTAQKRIFEKKMYLYPIPEGEVWKTNIENNPDWK, encoded by the coding sequence ATGAAGAAAACAATATTATACAGTTTGCTAGCGCTATCGATATCTGCAAGTGTTCTCACTTCGTGCGAAGATGCATTCGGTAGTTTTTTAGACAAGCAACCCAGTAACGAATTAACAGAAGAACAAGTGTTCGGAGACTGGAGTTTGATGGAGCAATATCACTTTGATACTTATAACTTCCTACGCCACGGAGCATGCCGCATTAAGGATTCCTGGCTAGATGCTGCAACTGATCTGGCGGAAACCAGTTATGCAACAGGCGGTGTACGTACTACTTTTAATATCGGTAATTATTATGGATCTGACGGAGCTGCAGAACTCTCTGACACTTGGGAACATTATTATCGTGGCATCCGCAAATGCAACATGATTATTAATCGCATTGATAGTGTACCTAAAAGCCCTGATCTTAGCAATGATAAGTATTTGCAGGACAAAACAAACTATACTTCCGAAGCTCGCTTTTTGCGTGTATGGTTTTACTGGGAATTGTTTTTACGTTACGGACCGGTGCCCATCGTTACAGAAGTGCTTGATCCTGATGGAGACTTGCTGACCGGATATACTGATAGACCAACAGTAAAAGAGTTTGCAGTAGATTTCTTACTGAAAGAGTTGAGTGAATGTGAAAGCGGCTTGCTTACCTATGATGATGCATGGAACGCTACCTATGCCGGTCGTATCGGACAGCCTATGGCACGCGCGCTTGCTTCACGTATTAAACTGTACATGGCAAGTCCTCGATACAGTGCCGAAAGTGGTGTTACCTGGCAGGAAGCTTCCGATGCCGCAAAGAGCTTTATACAAACCTATGGCTCTAAGTTTGCACTCTTTACAGAGGAAACAACAGACGGTATATTACCATACAATAATGCTTTACTTCGTACTACTTATCTGGACAAAAACAAAGAAATAATCTTTTTCCGAAACGATGTAGCAGTGGGTTGGAGTGCAATACAAAATGACACACCAGTTGGTGAAGGAGGAAAAGGAGGTCTTTGTCCCTCACAAAACTTGGTAGATATGTATGACATGATTGACGGCTCTTCACCCTTCAGTACTTATGATACAACGGGTGCACCAGTATACAATAGTAACGGGCAACCCACTGTTAATGCAGCTAGTGGTTATAACGACGCTACTATGTGGACAGGACGCGACAAACGATTGGAAGCTACCGTACTTTATCAAGGTACCAAGTGGGGTAACGGAACTATTAATGTTATCAAAGGACAACGAGACAATCCAGTGGGTAATGCTAATGCCACTCCAACAGGATATTATGTACGCAAATATATTCCAGAAGCTATTTTAAGTTCTGTACATACAGGCACCTCACGTCGTTTATGGACATTTATTCGTTATGCAGAAATTATGCTGAACTATGCAGAAGCATTGAACGAAGTACAAGGCCCTTCCACAGAGGTTTACAATATGCTCGATCAGATTCGCCATCGTTCCGGTATTACCGGTTCAGTAGCTAATCGTAGCGACCTTACAAGTTCAAAAGAAGCCATGCGAAACTTCATTCACAAGGAACGTACGATAGAGCTGGCTTTCGAGGAACATAGAGCTTGGGATGTACGTCGCTGGAATGTGGCAGTTGAAGCTCTCTCTCGTCCAATTTATGGCATTGATGTAGCAACCAATGGAACTATCAGCCGCAAAACAGCACAGAAACGTATATTCGAGAAAAAGATGTACCTCTATCCAATACCTGAAGGTGAAGTCTGGAAGACCAATATTGAGAACAACCCGGATTGGAAATAA
- a CDS encoding LamG-like jellyroll fold domain-containing protein, translating into MKKRKWPSFLLAVFAVLSLGACDEWGLMDPPAGNQIYPKLELKGEYKFEEELSPEEFTLSAYDGGEVPRIVTDEFKGKVLNLNGGYTRLNNPLYNVKVQTGISITMWIKTAADNLQGAIFSFANEDNSERIFFTPNAWLHRDSLSVASEVNKPTSVSTAPFTADKWHYMALIITTEGYTLYIDGEKSSEELTSTQAGSFDYPNLVQAFPRLPYLYFGYGSSVQPKAMRIDDVKIYRNVITSKEIAVPTVTGGEEYRFPPRGTVGYYTLDKTFANSLNTSQSGELITVETQATPSAFEQDTDRGMVWHQQEGWTGNANGWAYSRFDNPLKGKTLEDGLSVCMWINPPTLNWWDQIFVMNDGTNKFWFNAIGYLGYNGAGGWFDCQNNNADNALTPGKWTFVTINISTDGFAVYYDGKLKFDKDNNGAFASGDFKGYTNVLNMFTSANNFYLGYETWWKAAPALIDDMFFVTRPLTEKEIQNLYADTKKASGGVPVSPAYAPSLVGYYPLNNSFANAVNAAQGGELITVETQATPSAFEQDATRGSIWHQQEGWTGNANGWAYTRFDNPLKGKNITEGLSVSMWLNPPTLNWWDQIFVLNDGTSKLWFNAIGYLGYNGAGGWFDCQNNNASNALTAGVWTLVTINFTPDKFEVYYNGVLKFNNENNAAFGSGDFTGYNNILNMFKTANNFYFGYETWWKAAPALIDDVYFCASPLSALQAAALYNATKK; encoded by the coding sequence ATGAAGAAAAGAAAATGGCCGTCATTTCTGTTGGCGGTATTTGCAGTTCTTTCGTTAGGTGCCTGTGATGAGTGGGGATTAATGGACCCTCCTGCAGGAAATCAAATTTATCCTAAACTAGAACTAAAAGGAGAATATAAGTTTGAAGAAGAACTTTCTCCTGAAGAATTTACTCTATCCGCCTATGACGGAGGAGAAGTTCCCCGAATTGTTACTGACGAATTCAAAGGGAAAGTACTCAATCTTAATGGAGGGTATACTCGCCTGAACAATCCTTTGTATAATGTAAAGGTGCAGACGGGAATATCTATCACCATGTGGATAAAAACAGCGGCGGACAATTTACAAGGTGCCATATTTTCATTTGCCAATGAGGATAATTCGGAGCGTATCTTTTTTACACCTAATGCCTGGTTGCACCGCGACAGTTTGAGTGTTGCCAGCGAGGTTAACAAGCCTACAAGCGTTTCAACTGCACCATTCACTGCCGATAAATGGCACTACATGGCACTTATCATCACCACTGAAGGTTACACCTTATATATAGATGGTGAAAAGAGTAGTGAAGAACTTACTTCCACCCAGGCAGGTTCTTTTGACTATCCAAATCTTGTGCAGGCATTTCCACGCCTGCCGTACCTGTATTTTGGTTACGGCTCATCCGTACAGCCTAAGGCTATGCGTATTGATGACGTGAAAATATATCGGAACGTGATTACCTCTAAGGAGATTGCTGTACCGACAGTAACCGGAGGAGAAGAATATCGCTTCCCGCCAAGAGGAACTGTTGGGTATTACACTCTTGACAAGACATTCGCAAATAGTCTTAATACATCACAAAGCGGTGAATTAATCACTGTTGAAACTCAAGCTACCCCATCTGCATTCGAACAAGATACTGACAGAGGTATGGTATGGCACCAGCAAGAAGGTTGGACAGGCAATGCCAATGGTTGGGCATATTCTCGCTTCGACAATCCTTTGAAGGGTAAGACTTTAGAAGATGGTCTTAGTGTTTGTATGTGGATTAATCCACCAACACTGAACTGGTGGGATCAGATTTTTGTAATGAACGATGGAACAAACAAATTCTGGTTCAATGCCATTGGTTACCTTGGCTATAATGGAGCAGGGGGCTGGTTTGATTGTCAGAATAACAATGCAGATAACGCACTAACTCCAGGTAAATGGACTTTTGTTACTATAAACATTTCTACCGATGGGTTTGCAGTTTACTACGACGGAAAACTGAAGTTTGACAAAGACAATAACGGGGCGTTTGCTTCGGGCGACTTTAAAGGCTACACCAACGTATTGAACATGTTTACTTCCGCTAATAACTTCTACCTGGGTTACGAAACATGGTGGAAAGCGGCGCCTGCATTGATAGATGATATGTTCTTTGTAACAAGACCTTTGACGGAAAAGGAAATACAAAATCTCTATGCTGACACCAAGAAAGCATCAGGAGGAGTTCCGGTTAGTCCTGCATATGCACCTTCATTGGTAGGCTATTATCCGTTAAATAACTCTTTTGCAAATGCAGTCAATGCAGCACAGGGAGGCGAACTTATTACCGTAGAGACTCAGGCTACTCCATCAGCCTTCGAACAAGATGCAACCAGAGGTTCTATCTGGCATCAACAAGAAGGATGGACCGGAAATGCCAATGGCTGGGCATATACACGTTTCGATAATCCGCTGAAAGGTAAGAATATAACAGAAGGTCTAAGTGTTAGTATGTGGCTCAATCCGCCCACATTAAACTGGTGGGATCAAATCTTCGTTCTAAACGACGGCACAAGTAAACTCTGGTTTAACGCCATTGGTTATCTGGGCTACAATGGAGCAGGCGGATGGTTCGACTGCCAGAATAATAATGCGAGCAATGCACTAACGGCAGGTGTATGGACATTAGTTACCATCAACTTTACGCCTGATAAATTTGAAGTTTATTATAATGGAGTACTTAAGTTTAACAATGAAAATAATGCAGCATTTGGTTCAGGTGACTTTACCGGATACAACAATATTCTGAACATGTTTAAAACAGCTAATAACTTCTACTTCGGTTACGAAACCTGGTGGAAAGCTGCCCCGGCATTGATTGACGATGTGTATTTCTGCGCCAGTCCGTTGTCGGCTTTACAAGCTGCAGCTTTATATAATGCGACGAAAAAATAG